In Paenibacillus sp. 1781tsa1, one DNA window encodes the following:
- a CDS encoding GGDEF domain-containing protein, with protein sequence MKSFHTHTSHIPTEYEFKHSKWIKKMLHAYWIVITSHLVIQIGCFLFLDYDRTPIDFLMNVLFWPTTISSSCILLASWVDRRFSSYSFYTMSIASTVIAWTIIHVNYDIRIILAICLLPIFASVLFFSKKRVWIVCMMQMMGYLLVLFDPFYRLYLSSFDMVSIPAFLILGTYVAQVIVTSGVEVLVDLQASMLAKQDLIVRNAIMTKQSKTDGLTNLYNQSSFKDYYEKAFEYANSGMSMHLALIDIDDFKSINDTYGHRVGDIILEKVSLIIQETITSSDIAARYGGEEFALLMFEQSFKQAYALVERIRQKIALMGHLELGGASITVSIGLKSYNPNLSKDKLFEEVDACLYAAKRTGKNKTVTSLDLTSSFVEKI encoded by the coding sequence ATGAAGAGTTTCCATACGCACACTAGCCACATCCCAACTGAATACGAATTCAAGCATTCCAAATGGATCAAAAAAATGCTTCATGCCTACTGGATTGTCATTACCTCACATTTAGTCATTCAGATAGGCTGTTTCCTATTTCTGGATTATGATCGCACCCCTATAGATTTCTTGATGAATGTCCTGTTCTGGCCTACGACCATCAGCAGTTCATGCATTTTGCTAGCAAGTTGGGTAGATCGGCGCTTCAGTTCATATTCCTTTTACACCATGTCTATAGCCAGCACGGTTATCGCCTGGACGATAATTCATGTCAATTATGACATTCGAATTATACTAGCGATCTGCCTGTTGCCCATCTTCGCTTCGGTACTGTTTTTCAGTAAAAAGAGAGTATGGATTGTTTGCATGATGCAGATGATGGGTTATCTTCTGGTTCTGTTCGATCCGTTCTATCGACTGTACCTGTCTTCATTTGACATGGTATCGATTCCTGCTTTTTTAATCCTAGGTACATATGTAGCACAAGTTATCGTAACCAGCGGAGTTGAAGTGCTGGTTGATCTTCAGGCCAGTATGCTCGCCAAGCAGGACCTTATTGTGCGAAATGCCATTATGACCAAACAGTCCAAAACAGATGGCTTAACCAACCTTTATAATCAAAGCTCGTTCAAGGATTATTACGAAAAAGCATTTGAGTATGCAAACAGCGGCATGAGTATGCATCTGGCCCTGATCGATATTGATGACTTCAAATCCATTAATGATACTTATGGTCATCGGGTTGGAGACATCATTCTGGAGAAAGTGTCCCTGATCATCCAGGAAACCATTACCTCAAGTGATATTGCAGCACGGTACGGGGGCGAAGAGTTCGCCTTATTGATGTTTGAGCAATCTTTCAAGCAGGCCTATGCCTTGGTGGAACGAATTCGTCAGAAAATTGCCCTGATGGGCCACCTGGAACTTGGAGGAGCTTCCATCACAGTGAGTATCGGTCTCAAAAGTTACAATCCTAATCTAAGTAAAGATAAATTGTTTGAGGAAGTAGATGCCTGTCTGTATGCCGCCAAACGAACAGGTAAAAATAAAACCGTAACATCACTTGACCTGACTTCGTCCTTCGTAGAGAAAATATAA
- a CDS encoding YolD-like family protein, whose protein sequence is MAKAKVAKRPTRDEFELEELGNQLVEAFRERSEVLLTVWGKEDQVQGVIVKMDSRTRLVHVEYTEEEFTAKVPFLDIMRVQSPRY, encoded by the coding sequence TTGGCAAAAGCAAAAGTAGCAAAAAGACCTACACGGGATGAATTTGAACTTGAAGAGTTGGGAAATCAACTGGTTGAAGCCTTTCGTGAACGTTCGGAAGTACTGTTGACCGTATGGGGCAAAGAAGACCAAGTGCAAGGAGTCATTGTCAAAATGGACTCCCGTACACGACTTGTGCATGTAGAGTATACCGAAGAAGAGTTCACGGCGAAGGTGCCTTTTCTGGATATCATGCGTGTGCAATCTCCCCGGTATTGA
- a CDS encoding amino acid permease has translation MNTSSQLKKTIGMPQAVALYVSAVLGSGVLIVPGLAAELAGPASLLAWGGMVLLILPLALSMGLLSARYPDAGGVSHFVTLAFGQRAGTIIGWFFLMSVPIGAPVAALTGAGYMTAALGLGEHIRIAIAAIMLAIGLIINIVGMQVAGKVQIGVVIAIVAVLVMAFVLALPNMDSIHYTPFMPHGWVSIGQAGAILFWCFIGWEAVSHLSEEFTDPRKAAIKGVTIAAIIVGVLYFLTALATVGTQSYLHGGADVSLVWIISQPLGIWGAWIAGLTGIFICTATVIAYAGAASRVGYALARQGAAPRWMAHLSNRFHTPVAAIGFLGICFILVLSVYASGIVSLTTLIQLPNATFILTYLGGCAAGIRLLKGSRTGVIISWISFVATAIVFPFAGWAVLYPVLIVILYGLFSRKQPSKI, from the coding sequence ATGAACACCTCTTCACAGCTCAAAAAAACAATCGGCATGCCGCAAGCCGTTGCGCTCTATGTAAGTGCAGTACTCGGTTCAGGTGTCCTGATTGTACCCGGACTGGCTGCTGAACTGGCAGGTCCAGCTTCGCTATTGGCTTGGGGCGGCATGGTCCTGCTAATTCTGCCACTCGCTTTATCCATGGGATTATTATCTGCTCGATATCCCGATGCAGGCGGTGTATCCCATTTCGTCACCCTTGCTTTCGGACAACGTGCCGGAACAATCATTGGCTGGTTCTTTTTGATGTCAGTACCCATAGGAGCTCCTGTCGCAGCTCTGACTGGTGCAGGATATATGACGGCTGCGTTGGGGCTAGGTGAACATATTAGAATTGCGATTGCTGCTATAATGCTGGCGATTGGATTGATCATTAATATCGTTGGTATGCAAGTTGCGGGTAAAGTACAGATAGGTGTCGTCATCGCTATTGTTGCTGTGCTTGTGATGGCCTTTGTACTGGCTCTTCCCAACATGGACTCCATCCATTATACTCCATTCATGCCTCATGGCTGGGTCAGTATCGGTCAAGCCGGGGCGATTCTGTTCTGGTGTTTTATTGGCTGGGAGGCGGTATCTCACTTGTCTGAAGAATTCACTGATCCTCGTAAAGCAGCCATTAAAGGTGTAACTATCGCTGCGATTATCGTAGGTGTGCTCTATTTCCTGACAGCTCTGGCTACCGTAGGCACGCAAAGTTATCTTCACGGCGGGGCAGATGTATCCCTCGTATGGATCATTAGCCAACCCCTCGGTATCTGGGGTGCCTGGATCGCTGGACTGACTGGCATATTTATCTGTACTGCAACCGTCATTGCCTATGCTGGGGCAGCTTCACGGGTTGGTTATGCACTCGCGAGACAAGGGGCTGCACCGCGTTGGATGGCTCATCTGTCCAATCGATTCCACACACCTGTAGCAGCAATCGGATTCCTGGGGATCTGCTTCATTCTGGTGCTAAGTGTCTATGCAAGCGGCATCGTTTCACTTACAACGCTGATTCAACTTCCCAATGCAACCTTTATCCTCACATATCTTGGGGGCTGTGCAGCAGGCATCCGGTTATTGAAAGGCAGTCGCACCGGCGTGATCATCAGCTGGATTTCCTTTGTAGCCACAGCGATCGTATTCCCTTTTGCCGGATGGGCGGTATTGTACCCGGTTCTTATTGTGATTCTCTATGGCTTGTTCAGCCGCAAACAACCATCCAAGATCTGA
- a CDS encoding ferritin → MSQELTASLNEQMNFEFYSAHVYLAMAAYCSSKSLDGFANFFIVQAEEERFHGMKIYKFLNDRGQRATLAALPEPKNEYASMLDVFEHGYAHEQQNTKKFYNLADIALNEREHATMYFLKWFIDEQVEEEALFDNIIQKLRRIEKDSNAFYMLDAEFGKRSFTAPAE, encoded by the coding sequence ATGAGCCAAGAGTTAACAGCATCTTTAAATGAACAGATGAACTTCGAGTTTTATTCCGCTCATGTATATCTGGCTATGGCAGCCTATTGTTCCAGCAAAAGTCTGGATGGATTTGCGAACTTCTTCATTGTGCAAGCCGAAGAGGAGCGATTCCATGGTATGAAAATATACAAATTCCTGAATGACCGTGGACAACGTGCTACATTAGCGGCTTTGCCAGAACCGAAGAATGAATATGCTTCGATGCTGGATGTGTTTGAGCATGGTTATGCCCATGAACAGCAAAACACGAAAAAATTCTATAATCTGGCTGACATCGCTCTGAATGAACGTGAACATGCGACGATGTATTTCCTGAAATGGTTCATTGATGAGCAAGTTGAAGAGGAAGCATTGTTTGACAACATTATTCAGAAGTTGCGCCGCATTGAAAAAGACAGCAATGCTTTCTATATGCTGGATGCCGAGTTTGGCAAACGTTCATTCACTGCTCCAGCTGAATAA